Proteins encoded by one window of Pyrinomonadaceae bacterium:
- a CDS encoding type II secretion system protein — MSRQAKGFSLIELLIVVAIIGIVASIAIPSLLASRRSANEASAQSSLRTIQSCELTYQATTGRGDYGTLAQVRADVLTDAVLGSGSKSGYNFAATPSAPGIRPALFYATAVPMITAGIGQTGTRRFGVTEDGVIHGDSGGGLAAYPDGTAVRAAPATGNQ, encoded by the coding sequence ATGAGCCGTCAAGCTAAGGGATTTTCGCTCATCGAGCTTTTGATCGTTGTCGCTATCATCGGGATCGTGGCATCCATAGCGATACCGAGCCTATTGGCTTCGCGCCGTTCGGCAAACGAGGCCTCGGCTCAATCATCGCTAAGAACGATTCAGAGTTGCGAGCTGACGTACCAGGCAACTACGGGCCGTGGCGACTATGGCACACTGGCTCAGGTACGCGCAGACGTTTTGACCGACGCGGTTCTGGGCAGTGGTTCCAAGAGCGGATACAACTTCGCTGCTACGCCCAGCGCGCCGGGCATTAGACCGGCACTTTTTTACGCCACCGCGGTGCCGATGATTACCGCCGGCATAGGCCAGACGGGAACGCGCCGTTTCGGCGTCACCGAAGATGGCGTGATCCACGGCGACTCAGGCGGTGGCCTGGCTGCCTACCCGGATGGCACAGCGGTCAGAGCTGCCCCGGCCACGGGAAATCAGTAA
- a CDS encoding ABC transporter permease, with the protein MAGRTIAIARNAFREAVRDRVLYNLILFALLLIGSAIFLGELSAGQEAKIIVDLGLSAMLLFGAFIAIFVGVGLVFKEIERRTLYAILSKPIGRGQFLVGKYLGLSLTLLVNVAVMGVGVTLALVYVQRGWHPLAGRIWPAILLIYFELLIITAVALVFSSFSSPALSALLTFFVFIIGHFSADLKVLANASGSAPTRWLFRGLYYLLPNFSNYSAITPTAHGLTPEPAAVLVAGIYAVVYVAVLLSVASLIFGRRNFK; encoded by the coding sequence ATGGCAGGTCGGACAATTGCGATTGCCCGTAATGCTTTCCGCGAAGCGGTTCGCGATCGCGTCCTCTACAATTTAATTCTCTTTGCGCTGCTCTTGATTGGCAGCGCTATTTTTTTGGGAGAGCTCTCCGCCGGCCAGGAAGCGAAAATAATCGTCGATCTGGGTTTGAGCGCGATGCTGCTGTTCGGAGCATTCATCGCAATCTTTGTCGGCGTTGGCCTGGTATTCAAAGAGATCGAGCGGCGCACGCTTTACGCAATTCTTTCAAAGCCGATCGGCCGGGGCCAGTTTCTGGTTGGCAAGTATCTTGGCCTTAGTTTGACGCTGCTCGTCAACGTCGCAGTGATGGGCGTGGGCGTAACGCTCGCGTTGGTTTATGTGCAGCGAGGATGGCATCCGCTGGCGGGAAGGATTTGGCCGGCGATTCTCCTGATCTACTTTGAACTGTTGATTATCACCGCCGTCGCTTTGGTGTTTTCGTCGTTTTCCAGCCCGGCGTTGTCCGCCCTGCTGACTTTTTTCGTTTTCATCATTGGGCACTTCAGCGCTGACCTGAAAGTTCTGGCAAACGCGAGCGGCAGCGCTCCGACGCGTTGGCTCTTTCGCGGGCTCTATTATCTGTTGCCCAATTTTTCCAATTACAGCGCAATCACACCGACGGCGCATGGGCTAACACCCGAACCGGCCGCGGTGCTGGTCGCGGGGATTTATGCCGTCGTTTACGTGGCCGTACTGCTGTCAGTGGCCAGCCTCATTTTCGGACGGCGAAACTTCAAATGA
- a CDS encoding ABC transporter ATP-binding protein, whose translation MPIVEIDNLTKDYEVGFWRKRKVRALDGLSLTVEPGQIFGFLGANGAGKTTTLKLLMRLIFPTAGRASILGQDINDISMHQRIGYLPENPYFYDYLTPREFLDYSGQLFDLDSTTRKRRAEELLQRVNLDQKSWDRQLRKLSKGMLQRVGLAQALVNDPEIVFLDEPMSGLDPVGRREVRDLIASLRTEGKTVFMCSHILSDIEVLCDNVAILKQGRLAHAGSLDELRAQGSNQIEIVATGANETVLRESLGSDVQVLIDASGLRIHIQDEKEIDAVIAAVRKANGKLVSVQPVRQSLEELFL comes from the coding sequence ATGCCGATCGTTGAAATCGACAATCTGACGAAAGATTACGAGGTTGGTTTCTGGCGCAAACGCAAAGTCCGCGCGCTGGACGGCTTGTCTCTTACAGTCGAGCCGGGTCAAATTTTTGGCTTCCTCGGGGCGAACGGCGCCGGCAAAACCACGACGCTAAAGTTGCTGATGCGACTGATCTTTCCCACCGCCGGCCGGGCAAGCATTCTTGGCCAGGACATCAACGACATCTCGATGCACCAACGAATTGGCTATCTACCTGAAAACCCTTATTTCTATGATTACCTGACGCCGCGCGAGTTCCTCGACTACTCCGGACAGCTGTTCGACCTGGATTCAACGACGCGCAAGCGACGCGCGGAAGAACTGTTGCAGCGCGTGAATCTCGATCAAAAAAGCTGGGACCGGCAACTACGCAAGCTTTCAAAAGGAATGTTGCAGCGGGTGGGACTCGCTCAAGCACTGGTCAACGATCCCGAAATCGTGTTCCTGGACGAGCCAATGAGCGGTCTCGATCCCGTCGGCCGTCGCGAAGTGCGCGATCTGATTGCCTCGCTCCGCACCGAAGGCAAAACGGTTTTCATGTGCTCGCACATTCTGTCCGATATCGAAGTCCTGTGCGACAACGTCGCGATTCTGAAGCAGGGCCGGTTGGCACATGCCGGATCGCTCGATGAGTTACGCGCGCAGGGCTCAAACCAAATTGAGATTGTCGCGACTGGCGCAAATGAGACAGTGTTGAGAGAGAGTTTAGGAAGCGATGTGCAGGTGCTGATCGACGCCAGCGGATTAAGAATTCACATTCAGGACGAAAAGGAAATCGATGCCGTGATAGCCGCAGTGCGAAAGGCGAATGGAAAACTGGTTTCAGTTCAGCCGGTGCGGCAGTCGCTGGAAGAATTATTCTTGTAG
- a CDS encoding glycosyltransferase family 39 protein, with the protein MVIAFLIFMAARLWHLTATCLWFDEAFSVHAARHGWAEMFKFVAADIIHPPLFYAVLKIWIGIGGESLGWLRLLSVLLAVATIAPFYLLCRELNLKPKERNLAFMLIAVSGFLVKYTQEVRMYSLLLFLSVTSIWLFVRFVRNSRPRTLAALTVCNLLLVYTHYYGWLLLLAQACLVLTWYRKNLSRFLLSAAVLIFAYVPWIYAVATFREPARGLAQNIGWIKRPNARDLVEYFVLLNKPFLFSQSTLDRADSFLIGWLALLLVGVAVAILFFRRWRDRAFTEPERVMLALTFVPLIFGAGLSWLLPYSIWGTRHLIISAVPFFVLAGIAVANLKPYWTKLTVLIGLASVIVLAGVVYSLKPAPQLSWCEWNNLAKQIPAPTPGEPTPVVYTFEDLVAYHVWFAPERTVTPSFRVKVVRGLPGVPDDPAFFLPRRFSEVETVPASEINGQHIWVAFRARRWDETRPPMSHLKTLGYQTGNVLSSVAQGEQVFLVELSRER; encoded by the coding sequence TTGGTCATCGCCTTCCTGATTTTCATGGCGGCGCGGTTGTGGCATCTGACAGCCACCTGCCTTTGGTTCGACGAAGCTTTTTCAGTTCATGCCGCGCGCCACGGTTGGGCCGAGATGTTTAAGTTCGTCGCCGCCGACATCATCCACCCACCACTGTTCTATGCGGTGCTGAAAATTTGGATCGGCATCGGCGGCGAGTCGCTCGGCTGGCTTCGACTCCTCTCCGTGCTTTTGGCCGTCGCCACCATCGCGCCCTTTTACCTTCTCTGTCGCGAACTGAATTTGAAACCGAAAGAGCGAAACCTCGCTTTCATGCTGATCGCGGTCAGCGGTTTTCTCGTCAAGTACACGCAGGAAGTTCGCATGTACAGCCTTTTGCTGTTTCTCAGCGTCACTTCGATTTGGTTGTTTGTTAGATTCGTTCGGAACTCACGCCCTCGGACTCTCGCAGCCTTAACCGTTTGCAACCTCTTACTCGTCTACACGCATTACTACGGATGGCTGCTCCTACTTGCTCAGGCTTGTCTCGTACTCACCTGGTATCGGAAGAACCTCAGCCGATTTCTGCTCTCGGCGGCAGTGCTTATCTTCGCGTACGTTCCGTGGATCTATGCCGTGGCCACGTTCCGCGAACCGGCGCGGGGGCTGGCCCAAAACATTGGGTGGATCAAGCGTCCAAACGCGCGAGACCTTGTCGAATATTTCGTTCTGCTGAATAAACCGTTTCTGTTCAGCCAAAGCACCCTCGACCGAGCTGACAGTTTTCTGATCGGGTGGCTGGCTTTGTTGCTCGTCGGCGTGGCTGTGGCAATTCTATTTTTCCGACGGTGGCGAGATCGCGCGTTCACCGAACCTGAACGAGTGATGCTTGCGCTTACGTTTGTTCCGCTAATTTTTGGCGCGGGGCTAAGCTGGCTATTGCCTTATTCAATTTGGGGCACGCGGCACTTAATAATTTCCGCAGTTCCCTTTTTCGTCCTCGCGGGCATCGCGGTCGCGAACCTGAAACCGTACTGGACTAAGTTGACCGTGCTAATCGGCCTCGCCTCGGTAATTGTCCTTGCCGGTGTTGTTTACTCGTTGAAGCCGGCGCCACAGCTTTCGTGGTGCGAATGGAACAATCTTGCGAAGCAGATCCCGGCGCCCACACCGGGCGAACCAACGCCCGTCGTTTACACTTTCGAGGACCTGGTCGCCTACCACGTTTGGTTCGCCCCGGAGCGGACCGTGACGCCGTCCTTCAGAGTCAAAGTAGTGAGAGGCTTGCCGGGTGTACCTGACGACCCGGCATTTTTTCTGCCACGCCGCTTCAGTGAAGTTGAAACCGTGCCTGCATCAGAAATTAACGGTCAGCATATCTGGGTTGCTTTCAGGGCCCGGCGTTGGGACGAAACCCGGCCACCAATGAGTCACCTGAAGACTCTCGGTTACCAAACAGGAAATGTTCTGTCGTCAGTGGCGCAAGGCGAGCAGGTATTTCTGGTGGAGTTGTCGCGCGAGCGCTGA
- a CDS encoding glycosyltransferase family 4 protein, giving the protein MRILQLSSARHFGGGERHFVDLTKGLLRQGHEVFVVTTPASPLLSELPELPGGNVLQRPFRRPFDLASAWKLRLFAREHEIEIIHAHMARDYPLAALAVGKWGPRLVLTRHVLFPMAKVHKLTRRRVARVIAVSEAVAASLREQKIFDEAQIAVVRHGIDLERFQSVVGRNEAKTLRVGMLGELSPVKGQKEFVRAAGIVAGQRADVEFIIAGRDNSAEGEYRRELMQLIEAAGLTDRVSVIESKIDVAEFLSQLDVFVSASRSEAFGLAIAEAMAAGVPVVATASDGAREIITDSETGRLTPIGDVEGLARQIAELLGDSAERKRLGDNARLKAAEDFSLPRMIAETEAVYSQVLNTGSGPGLVCDLSE; this is encoded by the coding sequence ATGCGGATTCTTCAATTATCTTCAGCACGCCATTTCGGAGGAGGCGAGCGTCACTTTGTCGATTTGACGAAGGGCCTTTTGCGTCAGGGCCATGAAGTGTTTGTGGTTACGACGCCGGCTTCTCCGCTCCTTTCAGAGCTACCAGAACTTCCCGGCGGCAACGTTCTACAGCGGCCCTTCCGGAGACCCTTTGACCTGGCCTCGGCGTGGAAACTCCGCCTGTTCGCGCGCGAACACGAGATAGAAATCATTCACGCGCACATGGCGCGCGATTATCCACTCGCCGCTTTGGCTGTAGGAAAGTGGGGGCCTCGACTTGTCCTGACTCGACACGTTCTGTTTCCGATGGCTAAGGTTCACAAGCTCACGCGCCGCCGGGTTGCGCGCGTGATTGCGGTATCCGAAGCGGTCGCTGCCAGCTTGCGCGAGCAGAAAATCTTCGATGAAGCTCAAATCGCAGTGGTTCGACACGGCATTGATCTCGAGCGGTTTCAGTCCGTCGTCGGAAGAAACGAAGCAAAGACGCTGCGGGTGGGAATGTTAGGTGAACTCTCTCCCGTTAAGGGCCAGAAAGAATTTGTGCGCGCCGCCGGGATAGTCGCAGGTCAACGGGCGGACGTGGAGTTCATCATCGCGGGGCGAGATAACTCTGCCGAAGGTGAATACAGAAGGGAACTGATGCAGTTGATTGAAGCTGCCGGCCTGACTGACCGTGTTAGCGTCATCGAATCGAAAATCGACGTCGCTGAGTTTCTGTCGCAGCTCGACGTGTTCGTCTCAGCCTCACGTTCGGAAGCTTTCGGGCTCGCAATTGCCGAAGCGATGGCCGCGGGAGTTCCGGTGGTTGCGACTGCCAGTGACGGCGCCCGCGAAATCATCACTGACTCAGAGACAGGACGCCTGACGCCTATTGGCGACGTAGAGGGGTTGGCCAGACAGATCGCCGAATTGTTGGGTGACTCTGCAGAACGAAAACGCCTGGGCGATAATGCCCGCCTCAAGGCCGCCGAAGACTTTTCTTTACCTCGAATGATTGCGGAAACCGAAGCCGTCTACTCCCAGGTTCTGAACACCGGCAGTGGCCCAGGCTTAGTCTGTGATCTTTCCGAGTGA
- a CDS encoding VWA domain-containing protein has product MKTRLPLAILLITQLLNGGLAQQPAPTPTPSPTNQERPQQPEAEDVVRITTNLVQVDAVITDKDGKLVTDLKPEEVEIYENGREQKITNFSFNLSESTSPARDAKRTAAARNAPPVPPSRLRTEDIRRTIALVVDDLGLSFESAHFVRLALKKFVDEQMQPGDLVAIIRTRGGVGALQQFTTDKRQLYAAIERVRFYPSGRAGIGAFAPIQPPTPGERGPEIDEANEELNQFREDVFSVGTLGAVNYVVRGLRELPGRKSVLLISDGFRISSRDDPTRNYRTAQRLQRLVDEAGRASVVIYTMNATGLQTLGLTAADDVSGRDGEQIQNALNSRRNVAFETQEGLDQLARQTGGIAIKNNNDLSGGIRRVLEDQKGYYLIGYRPDQSTFNPRTGRRQFHRLSLKIKRPGKFNVRMRQGFLGINDDERTEAPRTMAQQLLHALMSPFGATGVHLRLTSLFGNDNKTGSFMRSLLHIDANDLTFTKEADGFYKTMIDVVAITFGDNGVPIDQLGKTYQMRVSDTEHKRLLREGLVYYVTVPLKKPGAYQLRMSLRDSASERVGSASQFVDAPDIKKKRLALSGIILRAQSPAQAGGALASAAGEGREEGSARTSAAVRQFKPGTIIEYAFFIYNPKLDKASSRPQLITQVKLFHDGKEIFSGRKLPYDSSGQVDLQRLPTGGAIQLANNMAPGDYVLQVIVTDPLADNKHRIATQWMDFQIVN; this is encoded by the coding sequence ATGAAGACGCGACTCCCGCTCGCAATCCTGCTCATCACGCAGCTGCTAAACGGCGGTCTTGCACAGCAGCCGGCGCCTACGCCGACCCCCTCGCCCACTAATCAGGAACGGCCGCAGCAACCCGAAGCTGAGGACGTTGTTCGTATTACCACGAACCTGGTGCAGGTTGACGCGGTGATTACCGATAAAGATGGGAAGCTGGTCACGGATCTGAAGCCGGAAGAGGTGGAGATTTACGAGAACGGCCGGGAGCAGAAGATCACGAACTTCTCTTTCAATCTCAGTGAGAGCACATCTCCTGCACGAGATGCGAAACGAACCGCGGCCGCCAGGAACGCGCCCCCGGTTCCTCCCTCGCGATTGAGGACGGAAGACATCCGCCGCACGATCGCGCTGGTGGTCGACGATCTTGGATTGTCTTTCGAAAGCGCTCACTTCGTACGGCTCGCGTTGAAGAAATTTGTGGATGAACAGATGCAGCCCGGCGATCTCGTGGCGATCATTCGCACCCGCGGCGGCGTGGGCGCGCTGCAACAGTTCACGACTGACAAGCGTCAGCTTTACGCGGCCATCGAACGCGTGCGCTTTTACCCGAGCGGCCGCGCCGGCATCGGCGCGTTTGCGCCGATCCAGCCGCCCACGCCCGGCGAGCGCGGCCCCGAGATTGACGAAGCCAATGAAGAACTCAACCAGTTTCGCGAGGACGTGTTTTCCGTCGGCACACTCGGCGCGGTGAATTACGTTGTGCGAGGTTTACGGGAGTTGCCGGGGCGCAAATCCGTTCTGCTAATCTCAGATGGGTTCAGGATTTCCAGCCGCGACGATCCGACGCGTAACTATCGGACTGCGCAAAGACTCCAACGTCTGGTTGACGAAGCCGGCCGCGCTTCTGTGGTCATTTATACGATGAACGCCACCGGCTTGCAGACGCTCGGCCTGACCGCTGCCGACGATGTGTCGGGTCGTGACGGGGAGCAGATCCAGAACGCCTTGAACAGCCGCCGCAACGTCGCGTTTGAGACGCAGGAAGGGCTGGACCAGCTCGCGCGGCAGACCGGCGGCATCGCCATTAAAAACAATAACGATCTCAGCGGCGGGATACGGCGCGTCCTGGAAGACCAGAAGGGCTATTACCTCATCGGTTATCGACCGGACCAGTCAACTTTTAATCCTCGGACCGGCCGCCGACAATTTCATCGTCTCTCGTTGAAGATAAAACGACCCGGCAAGTTCAACGTGCGCATGCGTCAGGGATTCCTTGGTATCAACGATGACGAGCGCACCGAGGCGCCCCGGACCATGGCGCAGCAGCTTCTTCACGCGCTCATGTCCCCGTTCGGCGCCACGGGCGTGCATTTGCGGCTGACTTCATTATTTGGAAACGATAACAAGACGGGTTCGTTTATGCGTTCGCTATTGCATATCGACGCAAACGATCTGACCTTTACGAAAGAGGCCGACGGCTTTTACAAGACAATGATCGACGTCGTCGCGATCACGTTTGGCGACAACGGCGTTCCCATCGATCAGCTGGGAAAGACATATCAAATGAGAGTGAGCGACACCGAGCACAAGCGCCTGCTGCGCGAGGGATTGGTCTATTACGTCACGGTGCCCCTTAAGAAGCCCGGCGCATATCAGTTGCGGATGTCGCTGCGCGATTCGGCCAGCGAACGCGTTGGCTCGGCTAGTCAATTCGTCGACGCCCCGGATATCAAGAAAAAGCGGCTTGCGCTTTCCGGGATTATCCTGCGGGCGCAAAGCCCCGCCCAGGCGGGCGGCGCGCTCGCTTCGGCTGCCGGCGAAGGACGTGAAGAGGGTAGCGCTCGGACCAGCGCCGCGGTGCGGCAATTCAAACCCGGAACGATCATCGAGTACGCGTTCTTCATCTACAATCCGAAGCTGGATAAAGCATCATCTCGCCCCCAGCTCATCACGCAGGTCAAATTGTTCCACGACGGCAAAGAGATCTTCTCGGGTAGAAAACTTCCCTATGACAGCAGCGGCCAAGTCGATCTGCAACGATTGCCAACCGGGGGCGCGATTCAACTTGCCAATAACATGGCACCCGGCGACTACGTACTCCAGGTGATCGTGACCGACCCGCTCGCTGACAACAAGCATCGAATCGCGACGCAATGGATGGATTTCCAGATCGTGAATTGA
- the bshA gene encoding N-acetyl-alpha-D-glucosaminyl L-malate synthase BshA — protein MNIGITVYPTYGGSGIVGSELGKELAARGHNVHFISSALPTRLTELNEQVHFHEVEMMSYPLFEHQPYTLALATKMATVADNENLDLLHVHYAIPHSISAILARESIKSHRRLPVITTLHGTDITLVGADRSYLPITKYGLEQSDGVTAISNYLKQSTIEHFGFDRIEVIPNFVCPEDYKPKIDCELRESMSPDGTPVMVHVSNFRPVKRPVDCVEILARVLKKTKARLVMVGDGSERTNCIHRAKCLGVSDFCRFVGKQPNIVDYLCASDVLLLPSEQESFGLAALEAMAVQVPVIASHVGGLPEVVEDGETGFLSHVGDVDKMADDAARLLIDPKLRREMGKRARALAIERYSTHKIIPQYIEFYERILAAK, from the coding sequence ATGAACATCGGCATCACAGTCTATCCAACCTACGGCGGCAGCGGCATTGTCGGTTCTGAATTGGGAAAGGAACTAGCCGCGCGCGGTCACAACGTTCACTTCATTTCGTCCGCCCTTCCGACGCGGCTGACCGAATTGAACGAGCAGGTGCACTTTCACGAAGTCGAAATGATGTCGTATCCGTTGTTCGAGCATCAGCCCTACACGCTGGCTTTAGCGACGAAGATGGCCACGGTGGCAGACAACGAAAACCTCGATTTACTGCACGTCCATTACGCGATTCCGCATTCGATCAGCGCGATTCTGGCGCGCGAGTCGATCAAGAGCCATCGGCGATTGCCGGTCATCACCACGCTGCACGGTACCGATATCACTTTGGTCGGCGCCGATCGTTCGTATCTGCCGATTACGAAATATGGGTTGGAGCAATCGGACGGGGTGACGGCGATTTCTAACTATCTGAAGCAATCAACAATCGAGCACTTCGGATTCGATCGCATCGAAGTCATTCCGAATTTTGTTTGTCCGGAAGATTACAAGCCGAAAATCGATTGCGAGTTGCGCGAATCAATGTCGCCCGACGGCACGCCGGTGATGGTTCACGTTTCCAACTTTCGCCCCGTCAAGCGGCCGGTGGACTGTGTTGAGATTCTGGCGCGCGTATTGAAGAAGACGAAAGCAAGGCTGGTCATGGTTGGCGATGGCAGCGAGCGCACAAACTGTATCCATCGGGCGAAATGTCTCGGCGTGTCCGACTTCTGTCGATTCGTCGGTAAGCAACCGAACATCGTCGATTACCTCTGTGCATCGGATGTGTTGCTGCTGCCGTCAGAACAGGAATCCTTCGGATTGGCGGCATTGGAAGCGATGGCGGTGCAGGTGCCTGTGATCGCGTCGCACGTCGGCGGGCTACCGGAAGTCGTTGAGGATGGCGAGACCGGATTCCTCAGTCACGTCGGTGACGTGGACAAAATGGCGGACGACGCGGCGCGACTTCTGATCGACCCAAAGCTGCGCCGCGAGATGGGAAAGCGCGCCCGCGCGTTGGCCATCGAGCGCTACAGCACGCACAAAATCATCCCCCAGTACATCGAGTTCTACGAGCGAATCCTGGCCGCGAAGTGA
- a CDS encoding NifU family protein, which yields MPKISDIQETPNPNAVKFILREPITSGVARQFASADQGQGDSLAKSLFEIGNVVSVFYMDNMVTVEKEDVADWDELLPALAVPIRAAESATPAPGNGATAAVGGAIAAVTSDDPRLLKINEILDERVRPYLMGDGGYLEIIDLKDHTLTIRYQGACGSCPSSLTGTLMAIENMLKTEVDPELEVVPV from the coding sequence ATGCCCAAAATCAGCGACATTCAGGAAACACCGAACCCCAACGCCGTGAAATTCATTCTGCGCGAGCCGATCACCAGCGGCGTCGCGCGCCAGTTTGCCTCAGCCGATCAGGGCCAGGGCGATTCGCTGGCGAAGTCCCTGTTCGAGATAGGTAACGTTGTCTCGGTCTTTTACATGGACAACATGGTCACCGTTGAGAAGGAAGACGTGGCGGATTGGGATGAACTCTTGCCGGCGCTCGCCGTACCGATCCGGGCCGCGGAATCCGCGACTCCGGCTCCCGGCAATGGCGCGACCGCCGCAGTGGGAGGCGCCATCGCTGCCGTCACGAGCGACGACCCGCGCCTTTTGAAAATTAATGAAATCCTCGATGAGCGAGTGCGCCCCTATCTGATGGGCGACGGTGGGTATTTGGAAATCATCGACCTGAAAGACCACACACTGACAATTCGTTATCAAGGGGCCTGCGGCAGCTGTCCCAGCTCTCTGACAGGTACGCTCATGGCCATAGAAAACATGCTCAAGACGGAAGTTGATCCTGAATTGGAAGTCGTGCCCGTGTAG
- the bshB1 gene encoding bacillithiol biosynthesis deacetylase BshB1 — protein MTDQTQLDVLAVFSHPDDAELTMAGTLLKLKSLGYRTGIADMTRGEMGTRGTPEIRAKEALDAARVMNLDARVNIGLPDGHLALNEESKLAVVRVLRKYRPQVVFSAHWDDPHPDHAATAHIVREAARLATMRRYDKDVSLEPIKMPAIAHAVYSRLVVPSFIVDVSEFAEKKMEAIRAYASQFYLADSSEPETRIAQKGFLRQIADRARYYGSLIGVEDGEPFYVREALNVEDPFALLTRPMNIYS, from the coding sequence GTGACTGATCAGACCCAACTCGACGTGCTCGCCGTCTTCTCGCATCCTGACGATGCCGAGTTAACGATGGCCGGCACATTACTCAAGCTGAAGTCGCTCGGCTACCGCACCGGCATCGCTGATATGACACGCGGCGAAATGGGAACGCGCGGGACACCCGAGATTCGGGCGAAAGAAGCACTGGATGCGGCTCGCGTGATGAACCTGGATGCGCGGGTAAATATCGGTTTGCCAGACGGCCATCTCGCCCTCAACGAAGAGAGTAAGTTGGCGGTCGTACGTGTTTTAAGAAAGTACCGGCCCCAGGTCGTCTTCTCCGCGCACTGGGACGATCCGCATCCCGACCATGCAGCGACCGCGCATATCGTACGTGAAGCCGCGCGCCTTGCGACCATGCGCCGATATGACAAAGACGTAAGCCTCGAACCGATTAAAATGCCGGCCATCGCGCACGCAGTTTATTCGCGCCTGGTGGTGCCCTCGTTCATCGTCGATGTATCTGAATTTGCCGAGAAGAAGATGGAAGCGATTCGCGCGTACGCCTCGCAGTTCTACCTGGCCGACTCAAGCGAGCCAGAGACGCGAATTGCGCAGAAGGGCTTCTTGCGGCAGATCGCTGATCGCGCACGTTACTATGGATCTTTGATCGGAGTTGAGGACGGCGAACCGTTTTATGTTCGTGAGGCGCTCAACGTGGAAGATCCGTTCGCCCTATTGACCCGCCCGATGAATATCTATTCCTGA
- a CDS encoding DUF4097 family beta strand repeat-containing protein encodes MNHRPLARTAKRITPVVFVVLILTAAAFAQKSVSRKFPAGKNVRLELKNLSGTITVESWNRDEIKITASMDAPTVHFNPRLTEGGLVIDIVGDNRGRSDVGDVNFKVQVPARSSVDLETRRGQINVSNLQGDLVRAHVWTSGDIQLYGINAGRVFASNSTGDVFFDGEFASGGTYEFKSGQGTITLQLPVNCGFRLVATAPAQKISMGKFWNPNMRTVGEGRRIIGDVGDGRASVTATTYQGNINFRVR; translated from the coding sequence ATGAACCATCGCCCACTTGCCCGCACCGCCAAACGCATTACGCCAGTCGTTTTCGTCGTCCTGATTTTGACGGCGGCGGCGTTTGCGCAGAAAAGCGTGTCGCGGAAATTTCCAGCCGGCAAGAACGTCAGGCTTGAACTGAAGAATCTTTCGGGCACGATTACCGTCGAATCGTGGAACCGGGATGAGATCAAGATCACCGCGTCGATGGATGCGCCAACAGTGCATTTCAATCCGCGGCTTACCGAGGGTGGGCTGGTGATCGACATTGTGGGCGACAACCGTGGCCGCAGCGATGTGGGCGACGTAAACTTTAAAGTTCAGGTGCCCGCGCGATCGTCCGTGGATCTGGAAACACGCCGCGGGCAAATCAATGTCAGCAACCTGCAAGGTGACCTGGTACGCGCGCACGTCTGGACTTCCGGTGATATTCAGCTTTACGGCATCAACGCAGGGCGTGTGTTTGCGTCGAACTCCACCGGCGACGTCTTCTTTGACGGCGAGTTTGCTTCAGGCGGAACCTACGAGTTTAAGTCGGGTCAGGGCACGATCACCCTGCAACTGCCGGTCAACTGCGGTTTCCGTTTGGTCGCGACTGCGCCCGCGCAAAAAATCTCAATGGGTAAGTTCTGGAATCCAAACATGAGAACGGTTGGCGAGGGCCGTCGCATCATTGGCGATGTCGGCGATGGCCGCGCATCGGTTACCGCCACCACCTATCAAGGCAACATCAACTTCCGCGTTCGCTAG